GTCTCGGGGAACACCGCTGCGGTCGCCGACACGTGGGTGGTCGGGTCGGTCGCGCTCCAGGTGGCCGCCGCCACCGGGGCCGCGGCCGGACGGTCGCGGGCGACGGTGGCGTAGACGACGGTGCCGCCGACGACGGCCGCCAGCGCCAGTCCGGCCCCGGCCAGCGCCCGGGCGCCCGGGCGGCGGCGCCGGTGCTGCGCCGGGAGGACCGGCAGCGGCAGCTCCACCGTGCCGGAAACCGCCGCCGGCGCCCCCACCGGTCCGGCGGGCGGTGTCGTGGGCGGTGTCGTGTGCGGCGCGGTGGGCGGGCTGAAGGACTCGGCCGCCGCGGCGCTCTCCGGGAGCTCCTCGAAGGCGGTGTGCCGCAGCAGGCCGGGCAGCGGGGCCATCGCCACCAGCTCGTCCTGGCAGTGCCGGCAGCCCGCGATGTGCCGCTCCAGCTCCCTGCGCTCCTCCGGTTCCAGCGCCCCGAGCAGGTAGGCGCCCAGGGACACGCTCTCCTGGCACGGCGACGTCATGGGGATGTCACTCCCTTCTCCTCCAGTACTCCGCGCAGCGCCCTCAGCCCGTAGTAGCAGCGGGACTTGACCGTACCCGGTGGGACGCCGAGGCGCTCCGCCGTCTCGGCGACCGTGCGGCGCAGGTAGTACACCTCGATCAGCACCTCGCGGTGCTCCGGGCGCAGCCCGCGCATCGCCTCGACCAGCTGCCAGCGCTCCAGCATCCGGTCCAGCTCCGCCTCACCGCCTCCCGCCAGCGGCAGTTCGCCCTCCGGCAGCGGCGACTCCGGCGGCCGGGCCGCACTGCGCCGGTAGGCCGAGACGACCAGGTTGTGGGCGACGGTGTGCAGCCAGGGTGCCGCCCGGTCCGGGTCGAGCGAGTCCTGGTGCTGCCATGCACGCAGGAAGGTCTCCTGCACGATGTCCTCCGCCCGCTGGTAGTCGCCGTGGACCAGCCCGAGTACCCGCCCCAGCACCGAGCGTCCGTACTGGGCGTACAGGGCACGCACGAACTCTGATCCGCGCGCCGGTATCTGCTCCACATGCTCCAGTACGCCTCCGCCGCGCGGAAGGTTCAACCCGACGGCGGACCGTCCGGACCGGCGGAGGACCCCCGAGGCCGGCCGGTCAGTATCCGTAGCCGCCTCCCGACGTGCTGGGCGTGGTGGTGGGTGCGGTGCCGGGCGAGGTGGCGGGTGCGGCGGGGGCGCTGGTGATCGCGTTGCCGTCGACGCCGACGACGTACCAGGTGCCGCCGAAGCTCGCGATGCCCTCGCCGTTCACGTCACCGGGCTGGGCGTCGTGGGCGAAGGTGTAGAGGGGGTGGCCCTGGTAGGTCACCTGGGTGGTGTGGTCGGTCCTGGCGCTCGTGCCGACCAGGGAGGCGGTGACCCCGCTGTCGGTCGGCGTCCCGGTCGTGGTGTCGGGGGGCCACACGGCCGCGCAGGCGCTGTAGCAGCTCGACTTCGCGCCGGTGTCGGCCGTCAGCAGGTACAGGGTGTGGCCGGAGCCGTCGACGAGGATCTCGCCGTACTTCGAGCTCTGGGCGTGCAGCGCGGTCGTGGCGGCGGGTGCGCTGCTGCTCGCCGGCGGCGAGGACGCCGTGGTACCGGAACTGCTGCACCCGGCGGCCAGCGCCGCGACGGCGACCGCACCGGCCGAGATGGCGATGAGACGGTTCATGGGGGACCTCCTCCGCTGGAACCACCGCGCCGCCCGATGCGGGGCGGTCGGTCCATCGGCCCGCCCTCGGCGGGTCCTGCCTGGCATACGCGGTGCGGCCGCGAGCGGTTCACCCTTCGCGGCGTCCGCGGACGTGAACCCTTCCCGTGCGCCCGGCGTAGTCACTCCACGAAGCCTCGGGGTCGACGGGGCGGGCGCCACCGAAGGGAGCCGGCGATGACGAGGTACCGCGCGAGCCGAGCAGCCGCAGGCGGGAGGCGGAGGAGATGAGGACCGACCGGGCCCGGAACGCCGTCGCCGGACTGTGGCTGCTGCGCCTGGTCACCGCGGCCGCCCTGGCGGTGGACGCCTATGTGCACGCGGACCTCGCCCCCGGATACGACTTCGCCGGCCGGGGAATCAGCCAGGGCGACCTGTTCCTGGTCGAGGCCGCCGCCGCGGCCCTGGCCGCACTCCTGCTGATCCTCCTCGGCACACGACCGCTGGTGTGGGCGTACGCGCTGCTGGTGGCGCTCGCCGGTACCGGCGCGGTGCTGCTGTACCGCTACGTCGACGTCGGAGCCCTGGGGCCGCTGCGCAACATGTACGAGCCCGTCTGGTACCCGGAGAAGACCCTCTCCGCCGTCGCCGAGGCCGCCGCGGTCGTCACCGCCCTGTGCGGCCTGGCACTGACCCGTCGATGGCGCAACGCCCGCACCCGGGACCCGGGTCAGGGCTCGTCCACGGGAGTGAAGGGAAGGCGGTCGTCGTCCTCCTGATCGCGGTCGACGTCCAGCACGACGTGGCTCGGCAGGAGTTGTTGGCCCCGCACTTCACCGGCGCCCTTCAGCGCTATCCGGCGCAGACCGCGGAGTTCCGCGAGCGGGCCGACATCGACGACCTGGTTGGGGAGGTCGCGCATGACCAGGACTTCCAGGGCCGGGTAGACCTTGGCCAGCAGCCGCAGTTCGGGGAGGCCGCGAGGGCGGTGGAGCACGACGTTCCTGATGTCGGGCAGTGTCGGCGAGCCCTCCAGCGTGGGGAGGATCTCACCGTCGAGCACCAGCGTCCGCAACTCCGGGAGCTGCGTCAGCGGTGCGCGGAACCTGGGCGGAATCGCGAAGGCCTCCAGTTCGAGCTGGATCAGCCGCTGCAGCGGAAGGAGATCCTCCAGCTGCAGTTCACCACCCGGCACGCTCATCCGCAGCAGCTCCAGCGACCGGGGCAGGTGGCCGAGCGTCCTGGGCACGTCCCCCCGCTTCACCGCGTGCAGGACCAGGCCGGTCAGTCGGACCATGGAGGCCAGGCTGTGCAGCGAATCGAAGTGTCCCTCCAGCAGCAGCAACCGGAGCGGCAGGCCGGCCAGCGGCTGCAGGTCGGCCTGTGCGGCCTGGAGCATGAGGAACCGTAGGGTGCGGCACTCGGCCAGCGGGGCCAGGTCCATCCCGGCGAGCGGATCGATCAGGCACAGGCCTTCGAGCTGCCCCTTGCCGAGGGAGTCGAGCTGGGATCCGCTGAGCGGTCCCGTGTGGGAGATGTACGGGCGCCCGCCGACCGTCGCGATGAAGTCGATCTGGGCCTGCGAGGTGGTGCTGATGAACATCAGGTCGTCGTACCTGAGCTGGGCGATGATCTGCTGCCCGTACTCGACCGTGTCGAAGCGGCCCCAGGCCGAGGCGAGCATCTCGCGCACCTCCGGGTCGCGGTGGCCGGCGTAGCGGGCGAGCAGCGGCAGGGCCCGGGTGTCCGCCGTCAGGGTGGCGGTGGCCACCACGGCACGGGCCGTCGCGTCGTCGAGGCCCTCCGGGCCGGGCAGCAGTTCGAGTATCGTGCCGCCCGCGTAGGCCAGGCTGGCCGCCGACCGCGCGTTGTGCGGCGGGATGAGCCGGGCCGCCTCCCGTTCCACGCGCTGCTGCATCAGCGGGTCCAGCTCGCTCGCGTGCTCCAGACAGGTCATGGCCAGGATGACCAGCCGGTCGTGGTGCACGGTGTCCTGCCGGGCCTGCCGCAGCAGTCGGTCCAGCAGTTTGCTGCGCACGCGCGGCGTGGCGTGCCAGACCGCCATCCGGAGGACGTCCTCCCACTGGTCGTTGTGGGCGTTCAGGACCAGGACGCCCAGATCGTCGTCCTGGATGGCGGCTCGGGCGGCCAGGTAGTCCTGGAAGGTGCGGTGGATGAAGTCCACCGAGTCGGGCGTCGGTTGGCGCAGCAGTCCGCTGCGGTCGATCAGCTGGTTCAGTACCCGGTCGGGATTGGCCGTCAGGTGGCGCAGGGCCGGCAGCGAGGCCTCGATGATCCGTACCGCCTGGCTGTACCGCATCTCCGTCGCGCCGTTCTTGACCAGCCAGTAGGCCAGCCGCTGCAGGAGCTGCGGGGGATGGGCGGGGTCCAGCCGCAGGTCCCGCGCCAGTTGGACACCGCGTTCGTCGTCGCGTCGTTGCAGCAGCAGCTCCAGCGCGGCTGCGTACAGCTCCATGCGACCGCTGGGCAGGTAGCCGCGACGGTCCCGGTTCAACGCGCAGATCAGGGCGCAGAGCAGCGGATTGGTGGCCAGCCGGCCCAGGTCCCGCTTGGTGACCACGGCTGTGGTCAGATCGTCGCGCCACTTGACGATGCGTTCGTCGTTCGGCTGCCCGCTCGCTGCGGCCCGGTGCCACTTGTCGATGAACGCGATGACGTCCGTGCTGTTCATCGGCAGCAGTTCGAGTTCGTGGAACTTCAGGCCGCCCAGCCAGCCCTCGCGCACGGCCGAGGGGCGGGTGGTGATCACGCAGCGGCTCTCCGGGAAGGCCACGATGAGCTGCCTGAGCCACTGCCGGGTCTGCGACCGGCGTTCCTCCGGGACTTCGTCCACCCCGTCGATGAGCAGCAGCACCCTGCCCTGGGTCAGCTTCCCGGTCACCCAGCCCCGGGCCTCGCTGCGCCCGGTCAGGCCCGGTGCCACGTAGGAGAGGAACTCCTCGGGCGAGGGCAGCACTCCGCCCGCCGGGACGGACCGCAACCGGATGAGCAGCGGGATGTATCCGTCCAGATCGCCGAGCGAGGGTGGCAGCTCACGGCGTGCGACTGCGGTCGCCAGCCACTGCAGCAGCGTCGTCTTCCCCGAACCGGCCTGCCCCCGGACCAGGACCCGCCTCTGGCCGGAGAGCGCCTGTTCGGCCCGCTTGGCGACGGAGGTGCCGCCGCCCAGCAGCTCCAGGCTGAGGTAGCTGGTGTCGAGGGACCAGAACTCCTCGCCGCCGCCGGGCGGGTTCAACCCGATGATCTGCAGCGCGCTGGACTGCTCGATGATGACCCGGCGCAGCTGGTCCTCGAAGTCGTCGGCGTCGGGCATCACCGAGCGGCTGACATCGGGACGGGCCCCGTAGCGCTCGCAGGCGCGGACGAAGTCCTCGTCGTCGAGCAGGGTGGTGGAAGGGGTGATCTCCAGCCGGTGGTGCTGCCAGAGGCCACCGGGATCGGCGTGCACCACGCCCGCCAGCCGGCCTTCGTGGAAGACGGCCGATCCGGAGAACCCGGCCCAGGGAGAACCGCCTCCCTGGCCGGTCAAGGGTCCGCCGTGGACGTTGTCCAGCACGTGGAGACGGCGCAGCAGGCTGGAACCGGGCTTGAGGGTTCCGCTGAGCTGCTCGCTGTCCAGCGCGCCGACGGCGTCCCGCTGCGCCTGCGGATAACCGATGGAGACCGCGTTCGGCCGTGGCGCCAGGTCCTCGATCCGGGTCCATCCGGGTGCGGTGAAGGGACGGGTGAGAGCCTGCTCGGAGACCAGCAGCGCGGCGTCGCAGTCCTCCTCGTACCGGGACCACACCACGCGGAAGGGCACCTGGCCGACGCCACCGGGGACCACCACCACCGGCGGATTGCCGCCGAGCAGATGCGCGGAGGTGAGGACCAGCCAGGGCGTCAGCAGATAGCCGCTGCCCTGGTTCTTCGCGAGGACGGCGGCGATGCGTTCCCGCTCGGGGTGCATGGTTCGTCAGTTTCCAGGGAGCGCACCGCCGAAGCGGGAGACACGGCCCGGATCGTCGTTGCCGACCTCGATGTCGCGACCGGTGACCGAGTCCTTCGGCGTGAGCGTGAACGAGATCCGATGCGTCGTGCCCCGGGACTTCTTCGCTTCGGCGTCCGCGCTGACCACCCAGGCCTTGATGCCTCCCGTTGCGGTGGCTTCCCGCCGGAGTTCGACGGTGAAGTCCATCTGGATGGGACCGACCGTCATCTGGATGGGGGAGTCGGCACTGTGCTGCATCGCCTGTGTGAGCTGCTCGCGGATGGCGTGCACCGCGCTGGAGAGCTCTATCTCGTCGAATCCGGCCATCTCTCCCCCTACGAGTTGAGCATGGTGGTACCACGAAGGTACCAGGGTGGTTCGGCCCCCGGGGGCTTCTTGCCGTTGGGCGCGAAGGTCATCGAGCGCCTGAGCGCGGGCTGCTGACGCTGGATCAGCCGGGCGCCGGGCCGGCTGCTCAGCCGGTGGTCTCCTCCCGGGCGACCTGGGCGGAGTCGGCGACCGCGAGCCCCGTTGCGGCGGGGGTGGCCGCGGTGCCGCAGAACACCGGGGTCAGGGTCAGCAGTTCGGCGGCGTAGACCTTCGTGTTGTTGGAGGCGTCGGCCGAGACGGTGACCTGCCGGGAGCCGTTCGCGGTGGTGTAGGAGTAGGTCTGGTAGCCCTCGATGATGCCGTCGTGGCCGTACACGTCCACCCCGCAGGGGAGCCGGTACTCCCGCAGGCCGAGGCCGTAGCGGGTGGTCCGGTTCACGTACTCCGTCCGCTCCATCTGGGCCAGTTGGGCGGCCGGCAGCAGGCGCCCGGTGACGAGTGCCCGCAGGTAGGTGTTGAGGTCCGACGTGCTGGATATCAGCGCCCCGGCGGCCCACAGCCAGGAGGCGGTCTGGTCGGTCGCGTCGAACAGCGGCCGGCCGGGGCGGTCCTGAGTGAGGTAGCCGATGGAGTGCACCCCCGGGACGGTGGTCCGCGGCACCACGAAGAACGTGTGGGTCAGGTGCAGCGGCTTGAGGATGCGCTGCTGCAGCAGTGTGCCGTAGGGCAGCCCGGTCACCCGCTCGACCAGCAGCCCGAGCACCACGAAGTTGGTGTTGGAGTAGCTGTACCGGCTGCCGGGCCGGAACTGCGGGCCGTGCCCGACCGCGTCCGCGACCAGGGACTGCGGGGTGAAGGTCCGGTAGCGGAACCGCTGGTAGCCGGTGACCGTGTCTCCGGTCAGCAGGTCGTCGGTGTAGTCGTACAGCCCACTGGTGTGGTCGAGCAGCTCCCTGACGGTGATGGGCGAGTTCCTCGGCAGCAGGCCGGCCGGCAGGTAGCGGGTGGCCGCCGCGTCCAGGTCGACCCGCTTCTGTGCGACCAGCTGCAGCACCAGCAGGGCGGTGAAGGTCTTGGTGATGCTGCCGACGCGGAACTCGCCGCCGGGATTGACCGCCGTCCGCGTGGCGGTGTCGCCGGTGCCTGCGGCGACCGTGTAGCTCCTGGCGCCGTAGCCGTCCTGGACCTGGGCGAAGACGCCGGGCGCCCCGGCCCGGACGACGGCCTCCAGCGCTGTGCGCAGCGCCCCGAGATTGGCTCCCGGACCTGCCGCCGGCCTGGCGGTGGCCGCCCCGGCGGGTGCGCCGGTCGCGACGACGGAGGCGAGCGTCGCTGCGGTGACCACTCCGACCAGGATCCGCCGGGCGGTGCCGGTACCACGTCGAATCACGTGACTCTCCAGTTCGACCGTGCGTCCGCGGCGTGCGGCGCAGCGAAGTGCCGGAATCGGCCCGTGCGTGCGCAGGTCTGTGCCGACGCCCGTCGAGCCTCCTGGAGCGCCCGTGATCCGTCAACCCGACGGAACGTCAGCGGTGCCAGGAACCGGGGTGGGATCCTGGTCCGGCTCCACGGGGGAGCGCCGGGCGGAGGTGGGGCGCAACCGCCGGCGTGGTTCAGGAGTCATTGAAAGCGTCAAGTGTCCCAGTCCATGGCATGAGCGGAGCACATTGTGGGGCGAACGAAGCGCAGTATCGGGGTGGCGGTCATGGTCGGTGCGGTACTGGCGGGGGGTGGATTGGGCGGCAGCAGTGCGATGGCGGCCGTCAGCACGGGCGCGAACGTGAAGGCCCAGTCCGCTGCCGCGCCGATGCTGCTGGACTCGATCACCCCGACGACGGGATCGACGGTCGGAGTGGCCATGCCGATCTCGGTCGTCTTCACCGATCCGGTGGCGCCCTCGGCGCGGGCCGCGATCGAGCGGCACCTGCGGGTGACCACGTCGGTGCCGGTCACCGGGGCCTGGCACTGGTTCAGCGACACCCGGGTCGACTGGCGGCCCAAGGGGTACTGGCCGGCCGGAACGAAGGTCACGCTCAACGCCGCGCTGACCGGTGTCGGCGACGGGCACGGGCGCCGCGGCGTCCGCACCTACCGGCACACCTTCACCGTCGGCGCCGACTTCGAGACCACGGTGTCCGTGCCCGGCCACAGCATGAAGATCACCCGCAACGGCCGGGTGGTGCGCACCATGCCGATCGACGCGGGCAGCTCCGCCTTCCCGAGCTGGGACGGCAC
The Streptacidiphilus albus JL83 genome window above contains:
- a CDS encoding zf-HC2 domain-containing protein, with amino-acid sequence MTSPCQESVSLGAYLLGALEPEERRELERHIAGCRHCQDELVAMAPLPGLLRHTAFEELPESAAAAESFSPPTAPHTTPPTTPPAGPVGAPAAVSGTVELPLPVLPAQHRRRRPGARALAGAGLALAAVVGGTVVYATVARDRPAAAPVAAATWSATDPTTHVSATAAVFPETWGTEFQLRLGGLPADITCHLVVLGKGGTDETAGTWGSGYSATATVPASTSISPAQISGLAVVDGAGTVLVRLAPS
- a CDS encoding sigma-70 family RNA polymerase sigma factor, coding for MRALYAQYGRSVLGRVLGLVHGDYQRAEDIVQETFLRAWQHQDSLDPDRAAPWLHTVAHNLVVSAYRRSAARPPESPLPEGELPLAGGGEAELDRMLERWQLVEAMRGLRPEHREVLIEVYYLRRTVAETAERLGVPPGTVKSRCYYGLRALRGVLEEKGVTSP
- a CDS encoding COG4315 family predicted lipoprotein, translated to MNRLIAISAGAVAVAALAAGCSSSGTTASSPPASSSAPAATTALHAQSSKYGEILVDGSGHTLYLLTADTGAKSSCYSACAAVWPPDTTTGTPTDSGVTASLVGTSARTDHTTQVTYQGHPLYTFAHDAQPGDVNGEGIASFGGTWYVVGVDGNAITSAPAAPATSPGTAPTTTPSTSGGGYGY
- a CDS encoding NACHT domain-containing protein, giving the protein MHPERERIAAVLAKNQGSGYLLTPWLVLTSAHLLGGNPPVVVVPGGVGQVPFRVVWSRYEEDCDAALLVSEQALTRPFTAPGWTRIEDLAPRPNAVSIGYPQAQRDAVGALDSEQLSGTLKPGSSLLRRLHVLDNVHGGPLTGQGGGSPWAGFSGSAVFHEGRLAGVVHADPGGLWQHHRLEITPSTTLLDDEDFVRACERYGARPDVSRSVMPDADDFEDQLRRVIIEQSSALQIIGLNPPGGGEEFWSLDTSYLSLELLGGGTSVAKRAEQALSGQRRVLVRGQAGSGKTTLLQWLATAVARRELPPSLGDLDGYIPLLIRLRSVPAGGVLPSPEEFLSYVAPGLTGRSEARGWVTGKLTQGRVLLLIDGVDEVPEERRSQTRQWLRQLIVAFPESRCVITTRPSAVREGWLGGLKFHELELLPMNSTDVIAFIDKWHRAAASGQPNDERIVKWRDDLTTAVVTKRDLGRLATNPLLCALICALNRDRRGYLPSGRMELYAAALELLLQRRDDERGVQLARDLRLDPAHPPQLLQRLAYWLVKNGATEMRYSQAVRIIEASLPALRHLTANPDRVLNQLIDRSGLLRQPTPDSVDFIHRTFQDYLAARAAIQDDDLGVLVLNAHNDQWEDVLRMAVWHATPRVRSKLLDRLLRQARQDTVHHDRLVILAMTCLEHASELDPLMQQRVEREAARLIPPHNARSAASLAYAGGTILELLPGPEGLDDATARAVVATATLTADTRALPLLARYAGHRDPEVREMLASAWGRFDTVEYGQQIIAQLRYDDLMFISTTSQAQIDFIATVGGRPYISHTGPLSGSQLDSLGKGQLEGLCLIDPLAGMDLAPLAECRTLRFLMLQAAQADLQPLAGLPLRLLLLEGHFDSLHSLASMVRLTGLVLHAVKRGDVPRTLGHLPRSLELLRMSVPGGELQLEDLLPLQRLIQLELEAFAIPPRFRAPLTQLPELRTLVLDGEILPTLEGSPTLPDIRNVVLHRPRGLPELRLLAKVYPALEVLVMRDLPNQVVDVGPLAELRGLRRIALKGAGEVRGQQLLPSHVVLDVDRDQEDDDRLPFTPVDEP
- a CDS encoding trypco2 family protein, with translation MAGFDEIELSSAVHAIREQLTQAMQHSADSPIQMTVGPIQMDFTVELRREATATGGIKAWVVSADAEAKKSRGTTHRISFTLTPKDSVTGRDIEVGNDDPGRVSRFGGALPGN
- a CDS encoding serine hydrolase domain-containing protein, yielding MIRRGTGTARRILVGVVTAATLASVVATGAPAGAATARPAAGPGANLGALRTALEAVVRAGAPGVFAQVQDGYGARSYTVAAGTGDTATRTAVNPGGEFRVGSITKTFTALLVLQLVAQKRVDLDAAATRYLPAGLLPRNSPITVRELLDHTSGLYDYTDDLLTGDTVTGYQRFRYRTFTPQSLVADAVGHGPQFRPGSRYSYSNTNFVVLGLLVERVTGLPYGTLLQQRILKPLHLTHTFFVVPRTTVPGVHSIGYLTQDRPGRPLFDATDQTASWLWAAGALISSTSDLNTYLRALVTGRLLPAAQLAQMERTEYVNRTTRYGLGLREYRLPCGVDVYGHDGIIEGYQTYSYTTANGSRQVTVSADASNNTKVYAAELLTLTPVFCGTAATPAATGLAVADSAQVAREETTG
- a CDS encoding L,D-transpeptidase, which produces MGRTKRSIGVAVMVGAVLAGGGLGGSSAMAAVSTGANVKAQSAAAPMLLDSITPTTGSTVGVAMPISVVFTDPVAPSARAAIERHLRVTTSVPVTGAWHWFSDTRVDWRPKGYWPAGTKVTLNAALTGVGDGHGRRGVRTYRHTFTVGADFETTVSVPGHSMKITRNGRVVRTMPIDAGSSAFPSWDGTMAVVDKQRWVRMTSCSVGITCNPNNPNYYDLTLPWDVQLTYSGTFVHYSTGDPNPGHGKGSHGCIHLSYANAEWYYDNVIPGDPVTVTGSPRGKAAGDNGYADYDLSWSQWLAGSATGAGTA